A single genomic interval of Pyrus communis chromosome 7, drPyrComm1.1, whole genome shotgun sequence harbors:
- the LOC137739216 gene encoding DNA replication licensing factor MCM2-like, producing the protein MAVGMNGHDQLIMDFDEDEYISDDDNVDDDDGYFSGIEEEDDYFGDEYHCDQYYCFEFGQDLKFEKMLFPEGTIKEWVAKDEVRRFIAEKFKKFLLTFVNHHSKNVQQQHDETEVEYVRLINQMVSANKCSLVINYEQLLPVQIQIARWMIKSPRLILETFEDAAKNVVLNLHPNYKNVHPSIYVRITNLRKCVSIRNISETHLDALICIRGLVTRCSNIFPKLQQATSSSRNYQILTLQESSGSVPACRLPRCVEVIVSNDLIDSALSGDEIEVTGIYTDKFDLSLNANNGTPEFATVVEANYIAKTKSRD; encoded by the exons ATGGCAGTAGGAATGAATGGGCATGACCAGCTAATCATGGATTTCGATGAGGACGAATACATTAGCGACGACGACAATGTTGACGACGACGACGGATACTTTAGCGGCATCGAGGAAGAGGACGACTACTTTGGAGACGAATACCACTGCGACCAGTACTACTGCTTCGAGTTCGGCCAAGATCTCAAGTTTGAGAAGATGTTATTTCCTGAGGGGACGATCAAAGAGTGGGTTGCTAAAGATGAAGTGCGAAGATTTATAGCtgagaaattcaaaaaatttctaCTCACCTTTGTCAATCATCACAGTAAAAATGTTCAGCAGCAGCATGATGAAACTGAAGTTGAGTACGTGCGCCTCATCAATCAGATGGTGTCAG CCAACAAGTGTAGTCTGGTGATCAATTACGAGCAGCTTCTCCCCGTTCAAATCCAAATTGCCCGTTGGATGATCAAATCCCCCCGACTTATTCTGGAAACCTTTGAAGATGCTGCCAAAAATGTTGTGCTTAATTTACACCCAAACTACAAAAATGTCCATCCAAGCATCTACGTTCGCATAACCAACCTCCGCAAGTGCGTTTCCATTCGCAACATTAG CGAAACCCATTTGGATGCCTTGATTTGCATTCGAGGGCTTGTGACCCGATGCTCTAACATATTTCCTAAGTTGCAACAG GCAACATCGTCGTCCAGGAATTATCAGATACTCACACTCCAAGAGAGCTCCGGAAGTGTGCCTGCATGTCGACTTCCGAGATGCGTGGAAGTGATAGTATCGAATGATCTGATTGATTCTGCCCTTTCTGGGGACGAGATA GAGGTCACCGGCATTTATACAGATAAATTCGACTTATCGTTGAATGCAAACAATGGAACTCCGGAGTTTGCCACTGTGGTTGAAGCAAATTATATCGCCAAGACCAAGAGCCGGGATTGA